From a region of the Mycolicibacterium sp. MU0050 genome:
- a CDS encoding polyketide synthase yields the protein MTIFEHDRAINTPNGSAAGPVPSTHALVDRLSAGEPFAVAFGGQGSAWLDTLEELVSSAGIESDLATLAGEAELLLEPVARELVVVRPIGFEPLRWVRALAAEEPVPSDKQLTSAAVSVPGVLLTQIAAVRALARQGLDLAATPPVAVAGHSQGVLGVEALKAGGAKDVELLALAQLIGAAGTLVARRRGISVLGDRPPMVSVTNADPERIYELLEEFSQDVRTVLPPVLSIRNGRRSVTITGTPEQLSRFELYCQQIADKEEAERKNKVRGGAVFAPVFDPVQVEVGFHTPRLSDGVDIVGGWAEAIGIDVELAKAMTKAILIDQVDWVDEINTLHEAGARWILDLGPGDILTRLTAPVIRGLGIGIVPAATRGGQRNLFTVGAVPEVAKPWSSYAPRVVQLPDGSVKLSTKFTRLTGRSPILLAGMTPTTVDAKIVAAAANAGHWAELAGGGQVTEPIFADRIEELTELLEPGRAIQFNSLFLDPYLWKLQVGGKRLVQKARQSGAPIDGLVVTAGIPDLEEAVELIEELNELGISHVVFKPGTVEQIRSVIRIAAEVPAKPVIVHVEGGRAGGHHSWEDLDDLLLATYSELRSRSNITVCVGGGIGTPERAAEYLSGRWAEAYGFPLMPVDGILVGTAAMATLEATTSPQVKQMLVDTKGTEHWVGAGKAQGGMASGRSQLGADIHEIDNTASRCGRLLDEVAGDADAVAERRDEIIAAMANTAKPYFGDVAEMTYEQWLRRYVELTIGDGSSTADSKRPDSPWLDITWRDRFQEMLQRVEARLNAADYGPIETLYGATEAGEALLEDPELAIAELLAAYPDAATVQLHPADVPFFVQLCKTLGKPVNFVPVIDKDVRRWWRSDSLWQAHDARYPADQVCIIPGTAAVAGITRVDEPVGELLDRFEQAAIDDVVAAGAAPTPVIARLADVTDPLSLVLDAPDVLWAGRIATNPVHRIAPPADWQVHENGSATNHATGARLEVVADNVVLSLPLSGTWIEIRFSLPATTVDGGAPVVSVEDASAAMRSVLAIAAGVDGPEALPPVRVADGRATTTVTVEWDPERVADHTGVTATFGAPLAPTLTVVPDALVGRCWPAVFAAIGSALTESGFPVVEGLLSLVHLDHAAQMVRALPTERTELTVTATASAAYDTEVGRVVPVTVNVSDASGAVFAALEERFAIRGRTGAAELADPVRAGGAVSANATDTPRRRRRDVTITAPVDMRPFAVVSGDHNPIHTDQAAALLAGLESPIVHGMWLSAAAQHVVTATDGSPVPPAKLLGWTARFLGMVLPGDEVEFRVDRVGVDLGAEVLEISARVGSDLKMAATARLTAPKTVYAFPGQGIQSKGMGMEVRARSKAARKIWDRADKFTRETLGFSVLHVVRDNPTSLIASGVHYEHPEGVLYLTQFTQVAMATTAAAQVAEMREQGAFVEGAIACGHSVGEYTALACVSGVIELEGLLEAVFHRGSKMHDIVPRDERGRSNYRLAAIRPSQIDLDDDDVKDFVAEISERTGEFLQIVNYNLRGAQYAIAGTVRGLEALEEEVERRREITGGKRSFILVPGIDVPFHSSVLRVGVDDFRRSLERVLPRDRDPELVVGRYIPNLVPRPFTLDRDFIEEIRALVPAEPLDEVLADYDTWRNEKPVELCRKIVIELLAWQFASPVRWIETQDLLFIEEAAGGLGVERFVEIGVKNAPTVAGLATNTLKLPEYAHSTVEVLNAERDAAVLFATDTDPEPEEEPAEPAAAEAPAEAPTAEAAPAPAAAPAAPAGGPRPDDLVFDAADATVALIALSAKMRLDQIEALDSIESITDGASSRRNQLLVDLGSELNLGAIDGAAEADLGALKGQVTKLARTYKPFGPVLSDAINDQLRTVLGPSGKRPAYIAERVAKVWELGPGWAKHATVELALGTREGSSVRGGGLGGLHEGALADAAAVDKAIDAAVAAVGARKGVAVSLPSSGGAAGGVVDSAALGEFAEKVTGPDGVLATAARQVLNQLGLDSPVTAPEQVSDAELVDLVTAELGSDWPRLVSPVFDGRKAVVLDDRWASAREDLVKLWLTEEGDIDADWPRLSERFEGAGHVVATQANWWQGKALAAGRNVHASLFGRIAAGAENPGKGRYSDEVAVVTGASKGSIASAVVGQLLDGGATVVATTSRLDDNRLAFYKDLYREYARFGATLWVVPANMASYADIDALVEWVGTEQSENLGPQSIHLKDAQTPTLLFPFAAPRVSGDMSEVGSRAEMEMKVLLWAVERLIAGLSTIGAERDIASRLHVVLPGSPNRGMFGGDGAYGEAKAALDALVTRWKAESSWAERVTLAHALIGWTKGTGLMGHNDVIVDAVEEAGVTTYTSAEMAAMLLDLCTPDAKVAAAVEPINADLTGGLAEVELDMAALAAKAREEMSAEAADDESEELDNTIAALPSPPRGFTPAPPPVWEDLDVDPADLVVIVGGAELGPYGSSRTRFEMEVDNELSAAGVLELAWTTGLIKWEDDPTPGWYDVETGELVPEAELVERYHDTVVERCGIREFVDDGAIDPDHASPLLVSVFLDRDFSFVVSSEADARAFVQYDPEHTVTRPVPDSSDWEVIRKAGTEIRVPRKTKLSRTVGAQIPTGFDPTVWGVSQDMANSIDRVALWNIVATVDAFLSSGFTPTELMRWVHPSQVASTQGTGMGGMTSMQTMYHGNLLGRSKPNDILQEVLPNVVAAHVMQSYVGGYGAMIHPVGACATAAVSVEEGVDKIRLGKADLVVAGGFDDLTLEAIIGFGDMAATADTEMMRAKGISDSKFSRANDRRRLGFLEAQGGGTILLARGDLAAKMGLPVLAVVGYAQSFADGVHTSIPAPGLGALGAGRGGKDSVLARSLAKLGVGPDDIAVISKHDTSTLANDPNETELHERLADSMGRSEGAPLFIVSQKTLTGHAKGGAAVFQIMGLCQILRDGVIPPNRSLDCVDDELATSGHFVWVRDTLRMGDKFPLKAGLVTSLGFGHVSGLVALVHPQAFLAALDPAQRDDYVARAEQRVLAGQRRLASAIAGGRPMYERPADRRFDHDAPEKKQEAAMLLNAASRLGDDDVYIR from the coding sequence GTGACGATTTTCGAGCACGACCGTGCCATCAACACCCCGAATGGCAGCGCTGCCGGGCCCGTACCGTCCACCCACGCCCTTGTCGACCGGTTGTCCGCCGGTGAGCCCTTCGCCGTCGCCTTCGGCGGCCAGGGCAGCGCCTGGCTGGACACCCTCGAAGAGCTGGTGTCCTCGGCGGGGATCGAATCCGACCTCGCGACGCTGGCCGGCGAGGCCGAGCTGCTGCTCGAGCCGGTGGCCCGCGAACTCGTCGTGGTGCGTCCGATCGGCTTCGAGCCGCTGCGCTGGGTGCGCGCGCTGGCCGCCGAGGAGCCCGTCCCCAGCGACAAGCAGCTGACGTCGGCCGCGGTGTCGGTCCCGGGCGTCCTGCTCACCCAGATCGCCGCCGTGCGCGCGCTGGCGCGCCAGGGCCTGGACCTGGCCGCGACGCCCCCGGTCGCCGTCGCCGGGCACTCCCAGGGCGTGCTGGGCGTCGAGGCGCTCAAGGCCGGCGGGGCCAAGGACGTCGAGCTGCTGGCGCTGGCGCAGCTGATCGGCGCGGCCGGCACGCTGGTGGCCCGTCGCCGCGGCATCTCGGTGCTGGGCGATCGCCCGCCCATGGTCTCGGTGACCAACGCCGACCCGGAGCGCATCTACGAGCTGCTCGAGGAGTTCAGCCAGGACGTGCGCACCGTGTTGCCGCCGGTGCTGTCGATCCGCAACGGCCGCCGCTCGGTGACCATCACCGGCACCCCCGAGCAGCTGTCCCGGTTCGAGCTGTACTGCCAGCAGATCGCCGACAAGGAAGAGGCCGAGCGCAAGAACAAGGTCCGCGGCGGCGCGGTGTTCGCGCCCGTGTTCGACCCGGTTCAGGTCGAGGTGGGCTTCCACACGCCGCGGCTGTCCGACGGCGTCGACATCGTCGGCGGGTGGGCCGAGGCGATCGGCATCGACGTGGAGCTGGCCAAGGCGATGACCAAGGCCATCCTCATCGACCAGGTCGACTGGGTGGACGAGATCAACACCCTGCACGAGGCCGGCGCGCGCTGGATCCTGGACCTCGGTCCCGGCGACATCCTGACCCGCCTGACCGCGCCGGTGATCCGCGGCCTGGGGATCGGCATCGTGCCGGCGGCCACCCGCGGTGGGCAGCGCAACCTGTTCACCGTCGGCGCCGTGCCCGAGGTCGCCAAGCCGTGGTCGAGCTACGCCCCCCGGGTGGTTCAGCTGCCCGACGGTTCGGTCAAGCTGTCCACCAAGTTCACCCGGCTCACGGGCCGCTCGCCGATCCTGTTGGCGGGTATGACGCCGACCACCGTCGACGCCAAGATCGTGGCCGCGGCGGCCAATGCCGGGCACTGGGCAGAGCTGGCCGGTGGCGGTCAGGTCACCGAGCCGATCTTCGCCGACCGCATCGAGGAGCTCACCGAGCTGCTCGAGCCGGGCCGGGCGATCCAGTTCAACTCGCTGTTCCTGGATCCGTACCTGTGGAAGCTGCAGGTGGGCGGAAAGCGCCTGGTGCAGAAGGCCCGTCAGTCCGGTGCCCCGATCGACGGCCTGGTCGTCACGGCCGGCATCCCCGACCTCGAGGAAGCCGTCGAGCTGATCGAGGAGCTCAATGAGCTGGGCATCAGCCACGTCGTGTTCAAGCCCGGCACCGTCGAGCAGATCCGCTCGGTGATCCGGATCGCGGCGGAGGTGCCCGCCAAGCCGGTCATCGTCCACGTCGAGGGCGGCCGCGCCGGTGGCCACCACTCCTGGGAGGACCTCGACGACCTGCTGCTGGCCACCTATTCCGAACTGCGCAGCCGCTCGAACATCACCGTGTGTGTCGGCGGTGGCATCGGCACCCCGGAGCGGGCCGCCGAATACCTGTCCGGCCGTTGGGCGGAGGCCTACGGCTTCCCGCTGATGCCGGTCGACGGCATCCTGGTCGGCACCGCCGCGATGGCCACCCTGGAGGCCACCACCAGCCCGCAGGTCAAGCAGATGCTGGTCGACACCAAGGGCACCGAGCACTGGGTCGGTGCCGGAAAAGCCCAGGGCGGCATGGCTTCCGGCCGCAGCCAGCTGGGTGCGGACATCCACGAGATCGACAACACCGCCTCGCGCTGCGGACGCCTGCTCGACGAGGTCGCCGGTGACGCCGACGCCGTCGCCGAGCGCCGGGACGAGATCATCGCCGCGATGGCCAACACCGCCAAGCCGTACTTCGGCGACGTGGCCGAGATGACCTACGAGCAGTGGCTGCGCCGTTACGTCGAACTGACCATCGGCGACGGCAGTTCCACCGCCGACTCCAAGCGGCCCGACTCGCCGTGGCTGGACATCACCTGGCGCGACCGCTTCCAGGAGATGCTGCAGCGGGTGGAGGCCCGGCTCAACGCGGCCGACTACGGCCCCATCGAAACCCTGTACGGCGCGACCGAAGCCGGTGAGGCGCTGCTGGAGGATCCCGAGCTGGCCATCGCCGAGCTGCTGGCCGCCTACCCGGACGCCGCCACGGTGCAGCTGCACCCCGCGGACGTGCCGTTCTTCGTGCAGCTCTGCAAGACCCTGGGCAAGCCGGTCAACTTCGTCCCCGTCATCGACAAGGACGTCCGGCGCTGGTGGCGCAGTGACTCGCTGTGGCAGGCGCACGACGCGCGTTACCCCGCCGATCAGGTCTGCATCATCCCGGGCACCGCGGCCGTCGCGGGCATCACCCGGGTCGACGAGCCGGTCGGCGAGTTGTTGGACCGCTTCGAGCAGGCCGCCATCGACGACGTGGTCGCCGCCGGCGCCGCGCCGACGCCGGTGATCGCCCGGCTGGCCGACGTCACCGACCCGCTGTCGCTGGTCCTGGATGCCCCGGACGTGCTGTGGGCCGGGCGCATCGCGACCAACCCGGTGCACCGCATCGCGCCGCCCGCCGATTGGCAGGTGCACGAGAACGGCAGCGCCACCAACCATGCCACCGGCGCCCGCCTCGAGGTCGTGGCCGACAACGTCGTGCTGAGCCTGCCGCTGTCGGGCACCTGGATCGAGATCAGGTTCTCGCTGCCGGCCACCACCGTCGACGGTGGCGCACCGGTGGTGTCGGTCGAGGACGCCTCGGCCGCAATGCGTTCGGTGCTGGCGATCGCCGCCGGTGTGGACGGTCCCGAGGCGCTGCCGCCGGTGCGGGTCGCCGACGGCCGGGCCACCACCACGGTGACCGTCGAGTGGGATCCCGAGCGCGTCGCCGACCACACCGGTGTCACCGCGACGTTCGGCGCCCCGCTGGCGCCGACCCTGACGGTGGTCCCGGACGCCCTGGTCGGCCGCTGCTGGCCGGCGGTGTTCGCCGCCATCGGCTCGGCGCTGACCGAGTCCGGCTTCCCGGTGGTCGAGGGCCTGCTGAGCCTGGTGCACCTGGACCACGCCGCGCAGATGGTGCGCGCGCTGCCCACCGAGCGGACCGAATTGACCGTCACCGCAACGGCTTCGGCGGCCTACGACACCGAGGTCGGTCGCGTCGTGCCGGTCACCGTCAACGTCTCGGACGCCTCCGGTGCGGTGTTCGCCGCGCTCGAGGAACGCTTCGCGATCCGCGGCCGCACCGGTGCGGCCGAACTGGCCGATCCGGTGCGGGCCGGGGGAGCGGTGTCCGCCAACGCCACCGACACCCCGCGCCGTCGTCGTCGCGACGTCACCATCACCGCCCCGGTGGACATGCGGCCGTTCGCGGTGGTCTCCGGTGACCACAACCCGATCCACACCGACCAGGCGGCGGCGCTGCTGGCCGGCCTGGAATCGCCCATCGTGCACGGCATGTGGCTCTCGGCCGCCGCCCAGCACGTGGTTACCGCCACCGACGGTTCGCCCGTCCCGCCGGCCAAGCTGCTCGGCTGGACCGCGCGCTTCCTCGGCATGGTGCTGCCGGGTGACGAGGTCGAGTTCCGCGTCGACCGCGTCGGCGTGGACCTGGGCGCCGAGGTGCTGGAGATCTCCGCGCGCGTCGGTTCGGATCTGAAGATGGCGGCGACCGCGCGTCTGACCGCGCCCAAGACCGTCTACGCCTTCCCCGGCCAGGGCATCCAGTCCAAGGGCATGGGCATGGAGGTGCGGGCCCGCTCCAAGGCCGCCCGCAAGATCTGGGACCGCGCCGACAAGTTCACCCGCGAGACCCTGGGCTTCTCGGTCCTGCACGTGGTGCGGGACAACCCGACGAGCCTGATCGCCTCGGGCGTGCACTACGAGCACCCGGAAGGCGTGCTGTACCTGACGCAGTTCACCCAGGTCGCAATGGCCACCACGGCCGCCGCGCAGGTCGCCGAGATGCGCGAGCAGGGCGCCTTCGTCGAGGGCGCCATCGCCTGCGGACACTCCGTGGGCGAGTACACCGCACTGGCGTGCGTCTCGGGCGTCATCGAACTCGAAGGCCTGCTGGAGGCGGTCTTCCACCGCGGCTCCAAGATGCACGACATCGTGCCGCGCGACGAGCGCGGGCGATCGAACTACCGGCTGGCCGCGATCCGGCCCAGCCAGATCGACCTCGACGACGACGACGTCAAGGACTTCGTCGCCGAGATCTCCGAGCGCACCGGTGAATTCCTGCAGATCGTGAACTACAACCTGCGTGGTGCGCAGTACGCCATCGCCGGCACCGTCCGGGGCCTCGAGGCGCTCGAGGAAGAGGTCGAGCGGCGCCGCGAGATCACCGGCGGCAAGCGGTCGTTCATCCTGGTGCCCGGCATCGACGTGCCGTTCCACTCCAGCGTGCTGCGGGTGGGCGTCGACGACTTCCGGCGCAGCCTGGAGCGGGTGCTCCCGCGCGACCGCGATCCGGAACTGGTGGTCGGCCGCTACATCCCGAACCTGGTGCCGCGGCCGTTCACTCTGGACCGCGACTTCATCGAGGAGATCCGCGCGCTGGTGCCCGCCGAGCCGCTCGACGAGGTGCTCGCCGACTACGACACCTGGCGCAACGAGAAGCCGGTCGAGTTGTGCCGCAAGATCGTCATCGAGCTGCTGGCCTGGCAGTTCGCCAGCCCCGTGCGCTGGATCGAGACCCAGGACCTGCTGTTCATCGAGGAGGCCGCCGGCGGCCTCGGGGTGGAACGCTTCGTCGAGATCGGCGTGAAGAACGCGCCGACGGTGGCGGGCCTGGCCACCAACACGCTGAAGCTGCCGGAGTACGCCCACAGCACGGTCGAGGTGCTCAACGCCGAGCGCGATGCCGCGGTGCTGTTCGCCACCGACACCGATCCCGAGCCCGAAGAGGAACCGGCCGAGCCCGCGGCCGCCGAAGCGCCCGCCGAGGCCCCGACCGCCGAGGCCGCTCCGGCGCCGGCCGCCGCGCCGGCGGCTCCGGCCGGGGGTCCCCGCCCGGACGACCTGGTGTTCGACGCCGCGGATGCGACGGTGGCGCTGATCGCGCTGTCGGCCAAGATGCGGCTCGACCAGATCGAGGCGCTGGACTCCATCGAGTCCATCACCGACGGCGCCTCCTCGCGCCGCAACCAGCTGCTGGTGGACCTCGGCTCCGAGCTGAACCTCGGTGCCATCGACGGTGCCGCCGAAGCGGACCTGGGTGCACTCAAGGGTCAGGTGACCAAGCTGGCGCGGACCTACAAGCCGTTCGGTCCGGTGCTCTCCGACGCCATCAACGACCAGTTGCGCACCGTGCTCGGGCCGTCGGGCAAGCGTCCGGCCTACATCGCCGAGCGGGTCGCCAAGGTGTGGGAGCTGGGTCCGGGCTGGGCCAAGCACGCCACCGTGGAACTCGCGCTCGGTACCCGTGAGGGCTCCAGCGTCCGCGGCGGTGGGCTCGGCGGGCTGCACGAGGGTGCGCTCGCCGACGCGGCCGCCGTCGACAAGGCCATCGACGCCGCCGTCGCCGCGGTCGGCGCCCGCAAGGGTGTCGCGGTGTCGCTGCCGTCCTCCGGTGGCGCCGCCGGCGGGGTCGTCGATTCCGCCGCGCTGGGCGAGTTCGCCGAGAAGGTCACCGGACCGGACGGGGTGTTGGCCACCGCCGCCCGCCAGGTGCTCAATCAGCTGGGTCTCGACAGCCCGGTCACCGCGCCCGAGCAGGTCAGCGACGCCGAGCTCGTCGACCTGGTCACCGCCGAACTCGGTTCGGACTGGCCGCGTCTGGTGTCCCCGGTGTTCGACGGTCGCAAGGCCGTGGTGCTCGACGACCGCTGGGCCAGCGCCCGCGAGGACCTGGTCAAGCTGTGGCTGACCGAGGAAGGCGACATCGACGCCGACTGGCCGCGCCTGTCGGAGCGGTTCGAGGGTGCCGGGCATGTCGTTGCCACCCAAGCCAATTGGTGGCAGGGCAAGGCGCTGGCCGCCGGCCGCAACGTGCACGCCTCGCTGTTCGGCCGGATCGCCGCGGGTGCGGAGAACCCGGGCAAGGGCCGCTACAGCGACGAGGTCGCCGTGGTGACCGGCGCCTCGAAGGGCTCGATCGCCTCGGCGGTGGTCGGTCAGTTGCTCGACGGCGGTGCCACCGTGGTGGCCACCACCTCGCGCCTCGACGACAACCGGTTGGCGTTCTACAAGGATCTGTACCGCGAGTATGCGCGCTTCGGCGCCACCCTGTGGGTGGTCCCGGCGAACATGGCGTCCTACGCCGACATCGATGCGTTGGTCGAGTGGGTGGGCACCGAGCAGAGCGAAAACCTTGGGCCGCAATCGATTCACCTCAAGGATGCGCAGACCCCGACGCTGCTGTTCCCGTTCGCCGCACCGCGCGTGAGCGGGGACATGTCGGAGGTCGGTTCGCGCGCCGAGATGGAGATGAAGGTGCTGCTGTGGGCCGTCGAACGGCTCATCGCGGGGCTGTCCACCATCGGCGCCGAGCGCGACATCGCCTCCCGCCTGCACGTGGTGCTGCCGGGCTCGCCCAACCGCGGCATGTTCGGTGGAGACGGGGCCTACGGCGAGGCGAAGGCCGCGCTCGATGCCCTGGTCACCCGCTGGAAGGCGGAGAGCTCCTGGGCCGAGCGGGTCACGTTGGCGCACGCGCTGATCGGCTGGACCAAGGGCACCGGCCTGATGGGTCACAACGACGTCATCGTCGACGCGGTCGAAGAGGCCGGCGTGACCACCTACACCAGCGCGGAGATGGCGGCGATGCTGCTGGATCTGTGCACCCCGGATGCGAAGGTGGCCGCGGCCGTCGAGCCGATCAACGCCGACCTCACCGGCGGACTGGCCGAGGTCGAACTCGACATGGCCGCGCTGGCCGCCAAGGCCCGCGAGGAGATGTCGGCCGAGGCCGCGGACGACGAGAGCGAGGAACTCGACAACACCATCGCCGCGCTGCCCTCGCCGCCGCGCGGATTCACCCCGGCGCCCCCGCCGGTGTGGGAGGACCTCGACGTCGACCCGGCCGACCTGGTGGTCATCGTCGGCGGTGCCGAGTTGGGCCCGTACGGCTCGTCGCGGACCCGCTTCGAGATGGAGGTCGACAACGAGCTGTCCGCCGCGGGCGTGCTCGAGTTGGCCTGGACCACGGGCCTGATCAAGTGGGAGGACGACCCGACGCCGGGTTGGTACGACGTCGAAACCGGTGAACTGGTGCCCGAGGCCGAACTGGTCGAGCGCTACCACGACACGGTGGTCGAGCGATGCGGCATCCGCGAGTTCGTCGACGACGGCGCGATCGACCCCGATCACGCCTCGCCGCTGCTGGTCAGCGTGTTCCTGGATCGGGACTTCTCGTTCGTGGTCTCCAGCGAGGCCGACGCGCGGGCGTTCGTCCAGTACGACCCCGAGCACACCGTGACGCGGCCGGTCCCGGACAGCTCCGACTGGGAGGTGATCCGCAAGGCGGGCACCGAGATTCGGGTTCCGCGCAAGACCAAGCTGTCGCGGACCGTGGGCGCCCAGATCCCGACCGGGTTCGACCCGACGGTGTGGGGCGTCAGCCAGGACATGGCGAACTCGATCGACCGGGTGGCGTTGTGGAACATCGTCGCGACCGTCGACGCGTTCCTGTCGTCGGGCTTCACGCCGACCGAGCTGATGCGCTGGGTGCACCCGAGCCAGGTGGCCAGCACGCAGGGCACCGGCATGGGCGGCATGACCTCGATGCAGACCATGTACCACGGCAACCTGCTGGGCCGCTCCAAGCCGAACGACATCCTGCAGGAGGTGCTGCCGAACGTCGTTGCCGCACATGTGATGCAGAGCTACGTCGGCGGTTACGGCGCGATGATCCACCCGGTCGGCGCGTGCGCCACCGCCGCGGTCTCGGTCGAGGAGGGCGTCGACAAGATCCGCCTCGGCAAGGCTGATCTGGTGGTCGCCGGCGGCTTCGACGACCTGACGCTGGAAGCGATCATCGGCTTCGGTGACATGGCGGCCACCGCCGACACCGAGATGATGCGCGCCAAGGGCATCAGCGACTCGAAGTTCTCCCGCGCCAACGACCGTCGCCGGCTCGGGTTCCTCGAGGCGCAGGGCGGCGGCACCATCCTGCTGGCCCGGGGCGACCTGGCCGCCAAGATGGGCCTGCCGGTCCTCGCGGTCGTCGGTTACGCGCAGAGCTTCGCCGACGGTGTGCACACCTCGATTCCGGCTCCGGGGCTCGGCGCGCTGGGCGCCGGTCGCGGCGGCAAGGACTCGGTGCTGGCGCGTTCGCTGGCCAAGCTGGGCGTCGGACCCGACGACATCGCGGTGATCTCCAAGCACGACACCTCGACGCTGGCCAACGATCCCAACGAGACCGAGCTGCACGAGCGGCTCGCGGACTCGATGGGCCGCTCGGAGGGCGCCCCGCTGTTCATCGTCAGCCAGAAGACGCTGACCGGTCACGCCAAGGGCGGCGCCGCGGTGTTCCAGATCATGGGCCTGTGCCAGATCCTGCGCGACGGCGTGATTCCGCCGAACCGCAGCCTGGACTGTGTCGATGACGAGTTGGCCACCTCGGGGCACTTCGTCTGGGTGCGCGACACCCTGCGGATGGGCGACAAGTTCCCGCTGAAGGCAGGTCTGGTGACCAGCCTGGGCTTCGGTCACGTGTCCGGTCTGGTGGCGCTGGTGCACCCGCAGGCGTTCCTGGCGGCACTCGACCCGGCGCAGCGCGACGACTACGTCGCCCGGGCGGAGCAGCGGGTGCTGGCCGGCCAGCGCCGGTTGGCCTCGGCGATCGCCGGCGGCCGCCCGATGTACGAGCGGCCCGCCGACCGTCGCTTCGACCACGACGCACCGGAGAAGAAGCAGGAAGCGGCGATGCTGCTGAACGCGGCGTCGCGCCTCGGCGACGACGACGTGTACATCCGGTGA
- a CDS encoding holo-ACP synthase has translation MAIVGVGIDLVSIPEFAEQVDQPGTVFAETFTPGERRDAADKSSVAARHLAARWAAKEAVIKAWSGSRFAQRPVLPEAIHRDIEVVTDMWGRPKVRLTGEIAKHLAEVTIHVSLTHEADTAAAVAILES, from the coding sequence GTGGCGATAGTCGGAGTGGGGATCGACCTGGTGTCCATCCCGGAGTTTGCCGAGCAGGTCGACCAGCCCGGGACGGTCTTCGCCGAGACCTTCACGCCGGGGGAGCGCCGCGACGCCGCCGACAAGAGTTCGGTGGCGGCGCGGCACCTGGCGGCCCGCTGGGCGGCGAAAGAGGCGGTCATCAAGGCGTGGTCGGGGTCGCGCTTCGCGCAGCGTCCGGTGCTGCCCGAGGCCATCCACCGCGACATCGAGGTGGTCACCGACATGTGGGGACGGCCCAAGGTGCGGCTCACCGGCGAGATCGCCAAGCACCTGGCCGAGGTGACCATTCACGTGTCGCTGACGCACGAGGCCGACACGGCTGCGGCCGTGGCGATCCTGGAGAGCTGA